A portion of the Ferrimonas lipolytica genome contains these proteins:
- a CDS encoding pilus assembly protein: MKRLSIGSGVALYLFCGLQASSADDTELYVSNGSLVANSRPKVLLVMDTSGSMAWKLENTSLPFDPSKTYSTGKRIFYVIGNDGDDLPDPSSSTEKRVLAASTNGCNYAQQQHGLSWRYSRLEYTGYITDQFQYFDYADNNNQWKDFPEQFSADNKDTVIECYQDLSDADAVNASSSNFTNTGFPLNTAQAYDNIAVTASASERQEAAANSIAATGIDEAPIVTIYSENYLAWYHSRNESQNLGNPTRIEVAKDVLIRLIDSTPGVDFGLAIYNRSHNGGRVIHGIEPTDSDRRLVLQQTIDDLVANGGTPYAETGFEMYRYFRGGKPLLTNRVKDLTPKYDSSVINSSGDYISPFDTCQSEAYMVFMSDGAPESDNDFDYKILGEDYDTEDGEPFSITTASKYVHSGKRTKYSNGNWYEQNFTINSYFPALAEGMSKKVDMAPLIQGRQAVKVYPVGFGFSSDSVESSFGEEIAERADTEAYEANDATSLQSSFKEIIGTILAKNAAFTSPSVAASNFDRTQTLDSVYYSMFLPSDRPRWSGNLKKLKLDSDGNIVGTGTTGGDLAGVDADGEIADDTCTYWTSKATCAAAGGGGDGNDVLVGGAVESITPSSRKILTIPATGTGVLVNLTLASLQASVGSDENLRSALQVDSAADLSKYVAWLEGFDVDDEDEDGSSSDARSALIGDPLHSKPLAIDYGSGYGTRVIMGSNHGYLHMFKDKGTSVEESWAFYLPDMLPTLDELRQNEQTGGHTVYGIDGSPTAYVLQSDNNATIGSGDKVWLYFGLRRGGRGYYAMDITNPDAPKMMWRLDHTDNDFTELGQSWSEPVITTIPRAGDDAGKPVLIFGAGYDERKDAISVGSTDTMGRGIFIVDAETGALVHRFIADGTGDDTTNVAITDSIPATVTVMDSDADGVTDRLYATDTGGNIWRIDLVGTDSSQWSAYKFAELGGDTVVSDRRFFAGVSVAQTSAEMRETVSISGSGSGSTSVTVSKEIPYDAVLAGSGNRAHPNATGTDNYLFALKDLNIVSQNWPSDGLPEPIKVANLYSVAGDPFTTDGASEQEYLDLSEAKGWYLPLVEREKALAQPVAIAGIAYFTTFTPGEVDSATCLSSGGGQLYGLGLQQGLHVVTTSLGDSLPDSPQLVVAPAPESVGSDWSPELRLIAPDLVNDTDTTQTGLMLTPSRVYYQYGAQ; this comes from the coding sequence ATGAAAAGATTAAGCATAGGGAGCGGTGTTGCTCTGTACCTGTTTTGTGGTTTGCAAGCCAGTAGTGCTGATGACACTGAACTGTATGTCTCTAACGGTTCCTTGGTAGCGAATTCTCGGCCGAAAGTGCTCTTGGTGATGGATACCTCTGGATCAATGGCGTGGAAGCTAGAAAATACCTCGCTCCCTTTCGACCCCAGCAAGACCTACTCAACGGGCAAACGAATTTTCTACGTTATTGGCAATGATGGTGACGACTTGCCAGACCCCTCTTCCAGTACCGAAAAGCGGGTGTTAGCGGCGAGCACTAACGGGTGTAACTATGCTCAGCAGCAACATGGACTAAGTTGGAGATATTCGCGGCTTGAATACACCGGTTACATCACCGACCAATTCCAATACTTTGATTACGCAGATAACAACAATCAGTGGAAAGATTTTCCCGAACAATTTAGCGCCGATAATAAAGACACCGTTATTGAGTGTTATCAGGACTTGAGTGATGCCGATGCCGTGAATGCCTCGTCATCCAATTTTACTAACACCGGCTTTCCGTTAAACACCGCACAGGCGTATGACAATATCGCAGTGACGGCCAGTGCCAGTGAGCGACAAGAAGCGGCAGCCAATTCGATAGCAGCAACCGGAATCGATGAGGCTCCAATTGTTACTATCTACTCCGAGAACTACCTAGCGTGGTACCACAGTCGCAATGAGAGCCAAAATCTAGGCAACCCAACGCGCATCGAGGTAGCTAAAGACGTACTTATCCGCCTCATTGACTCTACCCCAGGGGTAGATTTTGGCTTAGCCATTTATAACCGCAGCCATAACGGTGGGCGCGTCATTCATGGCATTGAACCAACCGATTCAGACCGACGTTTAGTGCTGCAACAAACCATTGATGATTTGGTTGCTAATGGGGGCACGCCGTATGCTGAAACGGGTTTTGAGATGTATCGTTACTTTCGCGGCGGAAAGCCTTTATTAACTAATAGAGTCAAAGATTTAACGCCGAAATATGATAGTAGCGTTATCAACTCGTCAGGTGACTACATTAGCCCCTTCGACACCTGTCAAAGTGAAGCCTACATGGTATTTATGTCTGATGGCGCCCCAGAATCAGATAATGACTTCGATTATAAGATTCTCGGAGAAGACTACGATACTGAAGATGGCGAACCGTTTTCCATCACCACTGCGTCCAAATACGTCCATTCAGGAAAACGTACTAAATATTCTAATGGGAATTGGTACGAGCAAAATTTTACCATTAATAGTTATTTTCCGGCGTTAGCTGAAGGAATGTCGAAGAAGGTCGATATGGCGCCACTGATTCAAGGGCGGCAAGCGGTTAAGGTTTATCCGGTTGGCTTTGGTTTTTCAAGTGACTCGGTGGAGTCCAGCTTCGGTGAGGAGATCGCTGAAAGGGCTGACACTGAAGCCTACGAAGCGAATGACGCCACCTCGTTGCAGAGTTCCTTCAAGGAGATTATCGGTACCATTTTGGCTAAAAATGCCGCATTTACCTCTCCTTCGGTTGCTGCCAGTAACTTTGACCGAACCCAGACGCTGGATTCTGTCTACTACTCCATGTTCCTGCCCAGTGATCGTCCCCGTTGGTCCGGTAACTTAAAAAAGCTCAAACTCGATAGCGACGGTAACATTGTCGGTACCGGAACTACTGGCGGTGATTTAGCCGGGGTTGACGCTGATGGTGAGATTGCTGATGACACCTGTACCTACTGGACCAGTAAAGCAACCTGTGCGGCAGCCGGCGGTGGTGGCGATGGCAATGATGTCTTGGTTGGTGGCGCGGTGGAGTCGATAACGCCAAGCAGTCGTAAGATTTTAACCATCCCAGCAACAGGCACTGGTGTGCTGGTTAATCTTACCCTTGCCAGTCTTCAAGCCAGCGTCGGTAGTGACGAGAATCTGCGCTCGGCTCTCCAAGTAGATAGTGCGGCCGATCTGAGTAAATATGTCGCTTGGCTTGAAGGTTTTGATGTTGATGATGAAGATGAGGACGGCAGTAGCAGCGATGCTCGCAGTGCCCTGATTGGTGACCCGTTACACTCCAAGCCGTTAGCTATTGATTACGGCAGCGGCTATGGTACTCGCGTTATCATGGGCTCCAATCATGGCTATCTACACATGTTTAAAGATAAGGGCACCTCAGTTGAAGAGAGCTGGGCTTTTTATCTCCCAGATATGTTGCCAACCCTAGATGAACTGCGACAAAACGAGCAAACCGGTGGGCATACGGTCTACGGCATCGATGGTTCGCCGACCGCTTACGTGCTGCAAAGTGATAACAATGCCACCATTGGCAGCGGCGATAAGGTCTGGTTGTACTTCGGTCTTCGACGCGGCGGGCGTGGTTATTACGCCATGGACATCACCAATCCTGATGCACCTAAGATGATGTGGCGTCTGGATCATACCGATAATGACTTTACTGAACTCGGTCAGTCTTGGTCAGAACCGGTAATAACTACCATTCCACGGGCTGGGGATGATGCCGGTAAGCCGGTATTGATCTTCGGTGCTGGCTACGATGAGCGTAAAGACGCCATCAGTGTTGGCAGTACCGATACCATGGGCCGTGGGATCTTTATTGTCGACGCGGAAACCGGAGCACTGGTGCATCGATTCATTGCCGACGGTACCGGTGACGATACCACCAATGTGGCAATAACCGATTCAATCCCGGCTACCGTGACCGTAATGGACAGCGATGCCGATGGTGTTACCGATCGGCTTTATGCTACCGATACTGGCGGTAATATCTGGCGTATCGATTTGGTCGGTACTGACAGCAGCCAATGGAGTGCTTATAAGTTTGCTGAACTTGGGGGCGATACAGTGGTTAGCGACCGACGCTTTTTTGCTGGGGTAAGCGTGGCCCAAACCTCAGCGGAGATGCGCGAAACCGTATCAATCTCTGGGAGTGGTAGTGGATCAACTTCGGTGACGGTATCCAAAGAGATCCCCTATGACGCGGTATTGGCTGGCTCCGGCAATCGTGCTCATCCCAATGCAACGGGTACCGATAACTACCTATTCGCGTTAAAAGATCTCAATATTGTCAGCCAAAATTGGCCATCTGATGGTTTGCCTGAGCCCATTAAGGTTGCCAACCTATACAGCGTAGCCGGCGATCCCTTTACTACCGATGGAGCCAGTGAGCAGGAGTATTTGGATTTGAGCGAAGCTAAAGGTTGGTATCTGCCGCTGGTTGAACGAGAGAAGGCGCTGGCACAACCGGTTGCCATCGCTGGGATAGCCTATTTCACTACCTTTACCCCCGGAGAAGTGGACAGCGCTACCTGTTTATCCAGTGGCGGTGGGCAGTTGTATGGATTGGGCTTGCAGCAAGGGCTGCATGTTGTCACCACCTCATTAGGAGACAGCTTGCCCGACTCGCCGCAATTAGTTGTGGCGCCAGCTCCTGAAAGTGTTGGTTCCGACTGGAGCCCTGAATTAAGACTTATCGCGCCTGATCTGGTCAACGATACCGACACTACGCAAACAGGGCTGATGCTCACGCCGAGTCGTGTTTACTATCAATATGGGGCGCAATAA
- a CDS encoding type IV pilin protein, whose protein sequence is MHKQLGITLIEMMIVVVILGILSSIAYPSYQSYVGRSYRAEAHSQLQQIANLQEQYYLDQRRFSMNLENLGLVTSSANGDAIETDSGRYTIAVTSAAGYTLTATAQGAQSTLDSDCPTLVLTMTGSKTPPACW, encoded by the coding sequence ATGCATAAGCAGCTCGGAATTACCTTAATTGAGATGATGATTGTCGTGGTGATCTTGGGGATCCTCTCCAGCATCGCTTACCCGTCATATCAGTCCTATGTTGGGCGGAGTTATCGAGCCGAGGCACATAGCCAGTTGCAGCAGATTGCCAATCTACAGGAGCAGTATTACCTCGACCAACGCCGATTTAGCATGAATTTGGAGAATTTAGGTCTAGTCACCAGCTCCGCTAACGGGGACGCCATCGAAACCGACAGTGGCCGTTACACCATAGCGGTAACCTCAGCAGCGGGGTATACCCTTACCGCGACGGCACAAGGAGCGCAATCTACCCTTGATTCAGATTGTCCGACGTTAGTGCTTACTATGACCGGTTCTAAAACGCCGCCGGCCTGTTGGTAA
- a CDS encoding NAD+ synthase, with translation MSKSLNIALAQRNYIVGDIEGNASAICLDIDAAAQRGADLILFPELALTGYPPEDLLLRPDLMDRCRVQLEVIQQHNPNIGVVVGHPHMEEGELFNSASLFHNNQCLALTHKQKLPNYRVFDEQRYFASGDSSCVVEFAGHRLGLLICEDIWHPEPVAQLREQGAEILLTINASPFDMTKLNERLNVLEACSAEAELPVVYLNLLGGQDELIFDGHSMVVDSHGRITQELAQFESTLALVQFVDGEPQPGERVTPPAAAAQIYNALVLAVRDYINKNRFNGAVLGLSGGIDSALTLAIAADAIGADKVQAVMMPFKYTSDISQTDAAAQAEAMGVAYDSVSIEPMFDAFMGQLKPLFAGAERDTTEENLQARTRGVLLMALSNKTGKILLTTGNKSELAVGYCTLYGDMCGGFAVIKDLPKQLVYSLSRYRNSLSPVIPERVITRPPSAELAPDQVDQDSLPPYDVLDDMLERYVEQDQSVADIVSAGHNEADVRRVIRLVDLNEYKRRQAAVGPRVTPRAFGKDRRYPITSGFGKANW, from the coding sequence ATGAGTAAGTCGTTGAATATCGCCTTAGCGCAAAGAAATTATATAGTCGGAGACATCGAAGGTAACGCCAGTGCCATCTGTCTAGACATTGATGCTGCTGCACAACGTGGAGCAGATCTGATCCTGTTTCCTGAGTTGGCATTAACCGGCTATCCGCCGGAAGACCTATTACTGCGTCCAGATCTGATGGATCGCTGTCGGGTTCAGCTTGAGGTGATACAGCAGCACAACCCTAACATCGGTGTAGTGGTTGGTCATCCGCATATGGAAGAGGGCGAGTTGTTTAACAGCGCCAGCCTGTTTCATAACAACCAATGCCTTGCGCTTACTCACAAGCAAAAGCTGCCTAACTACCGCGTTTTTGATGAACAGCGATACTTTGCCAGTGGCGATAGTAGCTGTGTGGTCGAATTTGCGGGCCATCGGTTAGGGTTGTTGATCTGTGAAGATATTTGGCATCCAGAGCCGGTGGCGCAACTACGTGAGCAAGGCGCCGAGATCCTGCTAACCATCAACGCGTCGCCGTTTGACATGACCAAGCTGAATGAGCGACTCAACGTACTCGAAGCCTGCAGTGCCGAAGCAGAGTTGCCGGTGGTCTATCTTAATTTACTCGGTGGCCAAGATGAGTTGATTTTTGATGGTCACTCAATGGTGGTTGATAGCCATGGCCGGATCACCCAAGAGTTGGCTCAATTTGAGTCCACTTTGGCGCTGGTGCAGTTTGTTGATGGTGAGCCACAGCCGGGCGAGCGAGTAACACCACCGGCAGCGGCCGCGCAGATCTATAATGCGTTAGTGCTGGCGGTTCGTGATTACATCAATAAAAACCGTTTTAACGGCGCGGTACTTGGACTGTCTGGCGGTATTGATTCCGCTTTAACCTTGGCTATTGCGGCAGATGCCATTGGTGCTGATAAGGTTCAAGCGGTAATGATGCCGTTTAAATACACCTCAGACATCAGCCAAACCGATGCCGCGGCGCAGGCTGAAGCGATGGGAGTGGCTTACGACAGCGTTTCCATCGAACCAATGTTTGATGCCTTTATGGGTCAGCTTAAGCCGCTGTTTGCTGGTGCTGAGCGTGATACCACCGAAGAAAATCTCCAAGCACGCACCCGTGGGGTTTTGCTAATGGCGCTATCGAATAAGACTGGGAAAATCCTGCTAACTACCGGTAACAAAAGTGAGTTGGCGGTGGGCTACTGTACCCTCTATGGCGATATGTGTGGCGGCTTTGCGGTGATTAAGGATCTGCCTAAACAGTTGGTTTATAGCCTGTCTCGTTACCGTAACAGCCTGTCTCCAGTGATCCCAGAGCGAGTAATTACTAGACCGCCATCGGCGGAATTAGCACCAGATCAGGTGGATCAAGACAGCTTGCCTCCTTATGATGTACTGGACGATATGTTAGAACGTTATGTTGAACAAGATCAGAGTGTTGCCGATATTGTTTCTGCAGGGCATAACGAAGCGGATGTGCGCCGGGTGATCCGCTTGGTCGATCTGAATGAATACAAACGGCGTCAGGCCGCGGTAGGACCGCGGGTGACCCCTAGAGCCTTTGGTAAAGATCGTCGCTATCCGATCACCTCAGGCTTTGGCAAAGCAAACTGGTAA
- a CDS encoding P-II family nitrogen regulator, translated as MKKLEAVIKPFKLDDVREALGEIGISGMTVQEVKGFGRQKGHTELYRGAEYMVDFLPKVKIEVVISDDMLDQAIEAIVDTARTGKIGDGKIFVTEIERVIRIRTGEENDDAI; from the coding sequence ATGAAAAAGCTCGAAGCGGTAATTAAACCATTTAAGTTAGATGACGTACGTGAAGCCCTTGGCGAGATCGGTATCTCTGGTATGACGGTGCAAGAGGTGAAAGGTTTTGGCCGTCAGAAAGGCCATACCGAGCTTTATCGCGGCGCTGAATACATGGTCGACTTCCTTCCTAAGGTGAAGATTGAAGTCGTGATCAGCGATGATATGCTGGATCAAGCAATTGAGGCCATCGTTGACACCGCGCGGACGGGCAAGATTGGTGATGGTAAAATCTTTGTCACTGAGATTGAACGGGTAATTCGGATCCGCACCGGCGAAGAGAACGACGACGCCATTTGA
- a CDS encoding ABC transporter ATP-binding protein has translation MSNSPSALALSAVRKTYDGGVEALRGIDLTVEQGDFFALLGPNGAGKSTTIGVISALVNKSSGSVQVFGHDIDRQLNDAKRCIGLVPQEFNFNQFETVLQIVVNQAGYYGVPRAEAAVRAKTYLTQLDLWQKRDARARELSGGMKRRLMIARALMHRPKLLILDEPTAGVDIEIRRSMWEFLKQINEDGVTIILTTHYLEEAEMLCRNIGIIDKGLLVECTSMKSLLAKLDVETFVLDTPVDAPKAQLQGFDSRQLDDHTLEVDVPKTASLNAVFAQLSEQGIEVLSMRNKANRLEELFVNLVENGREDKA, from the coding sequence ATGAGTAACTCCCCAAGTGCATTGGCGTTGTCTGCTGTGCGCAAAACCTACGACGGTGGTGTTGAAGCCCTCCGCGGTATCGATTTAACCGTTGAGCAGGGAGATTTCTTTGCATTACTTGGCCCTAACGGCGCCGGTAAGTCGACCACCATTGGGGTGATCAGTGCGTTGGTCAACAAAAGCAGTGGCAGCGTGCAGGTTTTTGGCCATGATATCGACCGGCAACTTAATGACGCTAAGCGCTGTATTGGCCTCGTTCCGCAAGAGTTCAACTTTAACCAGTTTGAAACCGTGTTACAGATTGTGGTTAACCAAGCCGGTTACTACGGTGTGCCACGAGCTGAAGCGGCGGTTCGCGCTAAGACCTATCTAACTCAACTGGATTTGTGGCAAAAGCGCGATGCGCGCGCGCGCGAATTGTCCGGTGGCATGAAACGTCGCCTGATGATTGCTCGTGCGCTAATGCACCGTCCTAAACTGCTGATTTTAGATGAGCCTACCGCAGGAGTGGATATTGAGATCCGTCGCTCCATGTGGGAGTTTCTTAAACAAATAAATGAAGATGGCGTCACCATTATTCTAACCACCCATTACCTTGAAGAAGCTGAGATGCTGTGCCGTAACATTGGCATTATCGACAAAGGTCTATTGGTGGAATGCACCAGCATGAAATCGTTGCTGGCCAAACTGGATGTCGAAACCTTTGTTTTAGACACCCCTGTTGATGCCCCTAAAGCGCAGCTACAAGGGTTTGATAGTCGTCAACTGGATGATCATACCTTAGAGGTTGATGTCCCTAAAACCGCTAGCCTTAACGCCGTGTTTGCTCAGTTAAGTGAGCAGGGGATTGAAGTGTTGTCGATGAGAAATAAAGCTAATCGCTTGGAAGAGTTGTTTGTTAACTTGGTTGAGAACGGTCGCGAGGATAAAGCATGA
- a CDS encoding ABC transporter permease, with translation MSHPYWIALTSLVRKEINRFTRIWVQTLVPPAITMTLYFLIFGNLIGSRIGQMGGFSYMEFIMPGLIMMAVITNSYANVASSFYSAKFQRNIEELMVAPVPNILIILGYVAGGVTRGLCVGVIVTCVAMMFVDIQVHSFAMLLITVLMTSTMFALGGLINAIFARSFDDISIIPTFVLTPLTYLGGVFYSISLLPDFWQGVSQLNPVVYTINAFRYGFLGVSDVSVAMSLGLMATFIVVLTAVAYRLIDKGIGLRS, from the coding sequence ATGAGCCACCCTTATTGGATCGCCCTAACCAGCTTAGTACGTAAAGAGATCAATCGCTTTACTCGGATTTGGGTGCAAACCTTGGTGCCACCAGCGATCACCATGACCCTGTATTTTTTGATCTTCGGTAACCTGATCGGTTCTCGAATCGGCCAGATGGGCGGCTTCAGCTACATGGAATTTATTATGCCAGGCCTAATCATGATGGCGGTGATAACTAACTCTTACGCTAACGTTGCTAGCTCCTTCTACAGCGCCAAATTCCAACGCAATATTGAAGAGCTGATGGTGGCGCCGGTACCTAATATATTGATCATCCTAGGCTATGTTGCTGGTGGCGTGACTCGAGGTTTGTGCGTCGGTGTTATCGTTACCTGCGTCGCGATGATGTTTGTTGATATTCAGGTGCACAGCTTTGCCATGTTGCTGATAACGGTACTGATGACTTCAACCATGTTCGCTCTCGGCGGCCTGATCAATGCGATCTTTGCTCGAAGCTTTGACGACATTAGCATTATCCCAACGTTCGTATTAACGCCGTTGACTTACCTTGGTGGTGTGTTCTATTCAATCTCGCTGCTACCAGACTTTTGGCAGGGGGTATCGCAACTGAATCCAGTGGTATACACCATCAACGCCTTCCGCTATGGCTTTTTAGGTGTCAGCGATGTCAGCGTTGCCATGTCATTGGGTCTAATGGCGACATTTATTGTGGTGTTAACTGCGGTTGCTTACCGCTTGATCGACAAAGGCATAGGGCTACGTAGCTAA
- the trmB gene encoding tRNA (guanine(46)-N(7))-methyltransferase TrmB — translation MNNGNSRAIESNQQGLHENLDATVQRHLQHQFRAPYAAHSIELFEQLKQWKEQDGRPLVLDSCCGVGESTANLAKRHPDAIVLGMDKSAARVDKHEHYHSGVDNYRVVRANLNDLWRMMAEDNWQPSHHYLLYPNPWPKSSHLQRRWHGGPLFPSLLALGGQLELRSNWQIYLSEFQRALQLAGHDGEFTPMPNDQPLTPFERKYGQSGQPLYRLVADLTIKQ, via the coding sequence ATGAATAACGGCAATTCTCGGGCGATTGAGTCTAATCAACAAGGGCTACATGAAAACCTCGATGCAACGGTACAGCGGCACCTACAGCATCAATTTCGCGCCCCGTATGCTGCTCACAGCATCGAGCTGTTTGAGCAACTAAAGCAGTGGAAAGAACAAGATGGACGCCCTTTGGTGTTGGACTCTTGTTGTGGGGTCGGTGAATCCACCGCTAACTTGGCGAAGCGTCACCCTGACGCGATTGTGTTAGGAATGGACAAGTCTGCTGCGCGGGTGGATAAACATGAGCATTACCATAGTGGTGTAGATAACTATCGGGTAGTCCGTGCCAATCTCAATGATCTATGGCGCATGATGGCCGAGGACAACTGGCAGCCAAGTCATCATTACCTGTTGTACCCTAACCCATGGCCAAAGTCGTCCCATCTGCAGCGACGCTGGCACGGCGGACCGCTGTTTCCGTCATTATTGGCATTGGGCGGGCAACTGGAGCTACGCTCGAATTGGCAAATCTACTTGAGTGAATTTCAGCGGGCGCTACAACTGGCCGGGCATGATGGTGAATTTACCCCAATGCCGAACGATCAGCCATTGACGCCATTTGAGCGTAAGTATGGGCAATCTGGACAACCGTTGTATCGACTTGTGGCGGATTTAACCATAAAGCAGTAG
- a CDS encoding TetR/AcrR family transcriptional regulator produces MTTMETNSSMSWGSPNQARFRQRDQVLVRLAEKLLKEQGLVSFRFSELAPLAGCSAGTLYKHFSSKEDLLIAIFAHHIEHLVERQPHLMSCDLSFAERWVAMHLLSVLASQRSSWTIGINGLGGAPKVLDRATEYRVQELKMYLDQFYHAILRVVEGARIQGELSATDEQVSLVHSMLTYVERGACGILGNELMSNAVKPLDSRQIFDACAIYINSLNWNAPLRADSYERVMAEVEHQLAECERERELVNAL; encoded by the coding sequence ATGACAACCATGGAAACCAACTCTTCAATGAGCTGGGGCTCGCCTAATCAAGCGCGGTTTCGTCAACGAGATCAGGTACTAGTTCGTTTGGCTGAAAAACTGTTGAAAGAGCAGGGGTTGGTGTCATTTCGCTTCTCAGAATTGGCCCCATTAGCAGGGTGTAGTGCCGGTACCTTGTATAAACACTTCTCTAGTAAAGAAGACCTTTTGATCGCTATTTTTGCGCATCATATTGAGCATCTTGTTGAACGTCAGCCACATTTGATGAGCTGCGATCTCAGCTTCGCTGAGCGCTGGGTAGCGATGCATCTTCTGTCGGTGCTCGCTAGCCAACGTAGCAGCTGGACTATCGGTATTAATGGTTTAGGTGGTGCTCCCAAAGTACTTGACCGAGCTACTGAATACCGAGTTCAGGAACTGAAAATGTACTTAGATCAGTTCTATCACGCGATTCTTCGTGTGGTTGAGGGCGCTCGTATTCAAGGTGAACTTTCTGCTACGGATGAACAGGTTTCTTTGGTGCACAGCATGTTGACCTATGTTGAGCGCGGAGCTTGTGGGATCCTCGGTAACGAGTTAATGAGTAATGCGGTTAAGCCGCTTGATAGCCGTCAGATTTTTGATGCGTGCGCTATCTACATCAACTCACTGAATTGGAATGCGCCATTACGAGCAGACTCTTATGAGAGAGTAATGGCTGAAGTTGAACACCAATTGGCGGAGTGCGAGCGGGAACGTGAGCTAGTAAACGCACTGTAA
- a CDS encoding superinfection exclusion B family protein, whose protein sequence is MNNFWEYLSRIDWGSISSRLAMWLLTASLALLTLPIPTLQSLYLQQWVQQHGFGIGLTVVLSACFLGAQWLQWVLYKATYKRRQLEQTQLMEQKISLLDGQERAILREFFLQGTSVIKMPCKHPAVSELLRVGILEQAEDIQHYAIEGPVGLLRLNPDAKKRLNRQALRLPEANMSDEQRKQLQAARPEFISTLNNSNRRHAA, encoded by the coding sequence ATGAATAACTTTTGGGAATACCTCAGCCGTATTGATTGGGGCAGCATAAGTAGTCGGTTGGCGATGTGGTTGCTCACCGCTAGTTTGGCGTTACTGACCTTGCCAATTCCAACACTGCAATCGCTCTACCTCCAACAGTGGGTACAACAGCACGGTTTCGGCATTGGTCTAACCGTGGTGCTGTCTGCTTGCTTTCTCGGAGCCCAGTGGTTGCAGTGGGTACTATATAAAGCAACCTATAAGCGTCGTCAGCTAGAACAAACTCAGTTGATGGAACAAAAAATCTCACTGCTTGATGGACAGGAGCGGGCGATTCTGCGGGAATTTTTCTTGCAAGGGACCAGTGTAATTAAGATGCCATGCAAACATCCTGCGGTAAGTGAACTACTCAGAGTGGGGATCCTAGAGCAAGCTGAAGATATTCAGCACTATGCAATCGAAGGTCCGGTTGGATTACTGCGGTTAAACCCCGATGCGAAAAAGCGCTTAAACCGCCAAGCCTTGCGCCTTCCGGAAGCCAATATGAGCGACGAACAACGTAAACAGTTGCAGGCGGCCAGACCAGAATTTATCAGCACACTTAATAACAGCAACCGTCGTCACGCAGCTTAA